A region from the Misgurnus anguillicaudatus chromosome 7, ASM2758022v2, whole genome shotgun sequence genome encodes:
- the znf513b gene encoding zinc finger protein 513 isoform X2 yields MPRRKQSNPQPVKLEAEDGVVVGDQGNLVLESDFLLGQDLGFAENDYRIVGFERDSDSVTADVGMPMYGLSDEDYNHLGMESDFEDPRDTESEREEMGPDAPFGTYLTCRQCGQLLGDPLSGALDLTGLYCLQCGAEGGDAERQDKQVEDAHPADTAQEKTNRSRSASNGKTYSCKLCSFSSRYSNHLKRHMKTHNGEKPYQCPQCTYASAQLVNLQRHVRTHTGEKPYKCEFCTFACNSLGNLKRHQRMHTQEKTLNCDQCDFHANNSHSLKKHMMSHKEEKSTAIVEAVVSDLTLHISTDPDFLQSYDTLRTDQHPPALLDTRESDPLPELLFPFTCRVCGLVLDDEEGAATQICSNCPLDVLSKSTPASPEKCDKLYSCTSCPFVTQYPNHLARHMKTHSGEKPFKCPQCDYASAHFDNLKRHHRVHTGEKPYKCRACDYACGNLANLKRHERIHSGAKPFQCNVCSYSCNQSMNLKRHMLRHTGEKPFKCQECGYTTGHWDNYKRHQKKHGHTPEGWIKMQLPEKEEEEEEGEM; encoded by the exons ATGCCCAGACGAAAACAGTCTAATCCACAGCCGGTTAAAT TAGAGGCAGAAGATGGAGTTGTGGTGGGCGATCAAGGGAATCTGGTGCTGGAGAGTGATTTTCTCCTCGGACAAGACCTGGGATTCGCAGAGAACGATTACAGGATCGTCGGTTTCGAGAGAGACTCAG ACTCGGTCACAGCAGACGTGGGTATGCCGATGTACGGCCTCAGCGATGAGGACTACAACCACCTCGGTATGGAGAGTGATTTTGAGGACCCACGTGACACGGAGAGCGAGCGGGAAGAGATGGGCCCCGACGCTCCCTTCGGCACCTACCTCACCTGCAGGCAGTGCGGTCAGCTCCTCGGAGATCCTCTGAGCGGAGCCTTAGATCTCACAGGCCTGTACTGCCTCCAATGCGGGGCGGAGGGCGGAGACGCGGAACGGCAGGATAAACAAGTCGAGGACGCCCACCCTGCTGATACGGCCCAGGAGAAAACGAATCGGAGCAGATCCGCATCCAATGGCAAGACTTACTCCTGCAAACTGTGCAGCTTTAGCTCGCGCTACTCCAATCACTTGAAGCGTCACATGAAAACTCACAACGGCGAGAAGCCGTATCAGTGCCCGCAATGCACGTACGCCTCGGCCCAGCTGGTGAACCTGCAGAGACACGTGCGCACGCATACGGGCGAGAAGCCGTACAAATGCGAGTTTTGCACGTTTGCGTGCAACTCTCTGGGCAACCTGAAGAGACACCAGCGCATGCACACTCAGGAGAAAACGTTGAACTGTGACCAGTGTGACTTTCATGCAAACAACAGCCACTCCTTAAAGAAACACATGATGAGCCACAAGGAAGAGAAATCTACAGCCATAGTAGAAG ctgtCGTGTCTGATCTCACTCTGCACATCAGCACTGACCCTGACTTCCTCCAAAGCTACGACACCCTGCGGACGGACCAGCATCCACCCGCCCTGCTCGACACCCGAGAGTCCGACCCCCTGCCCGAGCTGCTGTTTCCCTTCACGTGCCGCGTGTGCGGGCTGGTCCTGGACGACGAGGAAGGAGCGGCGACGCAAATCTGCAGTAATTGCCCGCTGGACGTGTTGTCCAAAAGCACCCCCGCCAGTCCGGAGAAATGCGATAAGTTGTACTCTTGCACCTCGTGCCCTTTCGTGACACAGTACCCTAACCACCTCGCCCGGCACATGAAGACGCACAGCGGCGAGAAGCCCTTCAAGTGCCCGCAGTGCGATTACGCCTCCGCTCACTTCGACAACCTCAAACGGCACCACCGGGTGCACACGGGCGAGAAGCCGTACAAATGCCGAGCGTGCGATTACGCGTGCGGTAACTTGGCCAATTTGAAGCGGCACGAGCGCATTCACTCGGGTGCCAAGCCGTTTCAGTGTAACGTGTGCAGTTACAGCTGCAACCAGAGCATGAACTTGAAGCGACACATGTTGCGTCACACCGGCGAGAAGCCGTTTAAATGCCAAGAGTGCGGCTACACCACGGGACACTGGGACAATTACAAACGGCACCAGAAGAAACACGGTCACACCCCCGAAGGATGGATCAAGATGCAGCTACCGGaaaaagaggaagaggaggaggaaggaGAAATGTAG
- the znf513b gene encoding zinc finger protein 513 isoform X1 encodes MPRRKQSNPQPVKLEAEDGVVVGDQGNLVLESDFLLGQDLGFAENDYRIVGFERDSDSVTADVGMPMYGLSDEDYNHLGMESDFEDPRDTESEREEMGPDAPFGTYLTCRQCGQLLGDPLSGALDLTGLYCLQCGAEGGDAERQDKQVEDAHPADTAQEKTNRSRSASNGKTYSCKLCSFSSRYSNHLKRHMKTHNGEKPYQCPQCTYASAQLVNLQRHVRTHTGEKPYKCEFCTFACNSLGNLKRHQRMHTQEKTLNCDQCDFHANNSHSLKKHMMSHKEEKSTAIVEEAVVSDLTLHISTDPDFLQSYDTLRTDQHPPALLDTRESDPLPELLFPFTCRVCGLVLDDEEGAATQICSNCPLDVLSKSTPASPEKCDKLYSCTSCPFVTQYPNHLARHMKTHSGEKPFKCPQCDYASAHFDNLKRHHRVHTGEKPYKCRACDYACGNLANLKRHERIHSGAKPFQCNVCSYSCNQSMNLKRHMLRHTGEKPFKCQECGYTTGHWDNYKRHQKKHGHTPEGWIKMQLPEKEEEEEEGEM; translated from the exons ATGCCCAGACGAAAACAGTCTAATCCACAGCCGGTTAAAT TAGAGGCAGAAGATGGAGTTGTGGTGGGCGATCAAGGGAATCTGGTGCTGGAGAGTGATTTTCTCCTCGGACAAGACCTGGGATTCGCAGAGAACGATTACAGGATCGTCGGTTTCGAGAGAGACTCAG ACTCGGTCACAGCAGACGTGGGTATGCCGATGTACGGCCTCAGCGATGAGGACTACAACCACCTCGGTATGGAGAGTGATTTTGAGGACCCACGTGACACGGAGAGCGAGCGGGAAGAGATGGGCCCCGACGCTCCCTTCGGCACCTACCTCACCTGCAGGCAGTGCGGTCAGCTCCTCGGAGATCCTCTGAGCGGAGCCTTAGATCTCACAGGCCTGTACTGCCTCCAATGCGGGGCGGAGGGCGGAGACGCGGAACGGCAGGATAAACAAGTCGAGGACGCCCACCCTGCTGATACGGCCCAGGAGAAAACGAATCGGAGCAGATCCGCATCCAATGGCAAGACTTACTCCTGCAAACTGTGCAGCTTTAGCTCGCGCTACTCCAATCACTTGAAGCGTCACATGAAAACTCACAACGGCGAGAAGCCGTATCAGTGCCCGCAATGCACGTACGCCTCGGCCCAGCTGGTGAACCTGCAGAGACACGTGCGCACGCATACGGGCGAGAAGCCGTACAAATGCGAGTTTTGCACGTTTGCGTGCAACTCTCTGGGCAACCTGAAGAGACACCAGCGCATGCACACTCAGGAGAAAACGTTGAACTGTGACCAGTGTGACTTTCATGCAAACAACAGCCACTCCTTAAAGAAACACATGATGAGCCACAAGGAAGAGAAATCTACAGCCATAGTAGAAG aagctgtCGTGTCTGATCTCACTCTGCACATCAGCACTGACCCTGACTTCCTCCAAAGCTACGACACCCTGCGGACGGACCAGCATCCACCCGCCCTGCTCGACACCCGAGAGTCCGACCCCCTGCCCGAGCTGCTGTTTCCCTTCACGTGCCGCGTGTGCGGGCTGGTCCTGGACGACGAGGAAGGAGCGGCGACGCAAATCTGCAGTAATTGCCCGCTGGACGTGTTGTCCAAAAGCACCCCCGCCAGTCCGGAGAAATGCGATAAGTTGTACTCTTGCACCTCGTGCCCTTTCGTGACACAGTACCCTAACCACCTCGCCCGGCACATGAAGACGCACAGCGGCGAGAAGCCCTTCAAGTGCCCGCAGTGCGATTACGCCTCCGCTCACTTCGACAACCTCAAACGGCACCACCGGGTGCACACGGGCGAGAAGCCGTACAAATGCCGAGCGTGCGATTACGCGTGCGGTAACTTGGCCAATTTGAAGCGGCACGAGCGCATTCACTCGGGTGCCAAGCCGTTTCAGTGTAACGTGTGCAGTTACAGCTGCAACCAGAGCATGAACTTGAAGCGACACATGTTGCGTCACACCGGCGAGAAGCCGTTTAAATGCCAAGAGTGCGGCTACACCACGGGACACTGGGACAATTACAAACGGCACCAGAAGAAACACGGTCACACCCCCGAAGGATGGATCAAGATGCAGCTACCGGaaaaagaggaagaggaggaggaaggaGAAATGTAG